The following is a genomic window from Bacillus sp. V2I10.
AAAAGTGATACTGATATTATCTCGCAAGAAGATGAAGATCTATTAAAAAGAATAAAGCACCTGCTGCCAGAGGATTATTTAATCCCTGATGTTATAAGGCTGAAAAACATTTTTATAAAGTAAAGCCGTATAAATTGGCAAAAAGATAGTCTGCAACCAAGCAGACTATTTTTTAAAAGTTATTACTGCAAATAAAAAGGAAAAACGCATGCCGTTCGTCCATGCAAAGATAAGTTTGCATCATATCTTAATAATATAATATCCCTGTACTATGGATATTGACGCTGCTTTATAAAAAATAATAAGAAAGGAGGATAAAGCTTAATGACAGGAAGTATGAAAGATAACACAAAAGAACTTGAGCAGCAAGTACTCCAAATTTTAAAAGGTGAACTTGATGCAATTTCTGATCATTTCCACGAGCTGATTCCAGCTCAGTTATTGCCAGAGGATAAATTAGGCTGGATATTAAAAGCGAAAAAAGCGGGCTTATTTACTGGAGGAATGAATCAATATTATACAAATCAAGCTGGAAATAATGTGGAGAAAGTATTGTCCCTACTTTCAAAATCATTTGATTCAAGAGAAGTAAAACTTCAAAAACTCGTAGATTATATTCTAGATACTGAGCTTCAAAACCTTCCTAATCATATTCAAGAATTGATTCCCATTAGTTTAACTGTCGAAGAAAAACTAGCTTGGATCCGCAAGGTAAAGGATAATGGAGTCATACAAAATAGTATGTATAAAGCTCCAATCATGCCTCAAAATAAAGGATTAGGAACAGGCCCTTTTACTGGACCAGGAACAGCTCCAGGTACAGGTCCTGGGACTGCACCATGGTTAGAAAATCAAAATACAGATATGTATAAGAATATGCCGTCTGAAACACCTATTAACGTTAAAGAAGCAATTGATGAAGATGATGATGAAAGTTTAGAAGAAGTTGAGGAACAATTCTATAGTGAATTATCCCTTCTTAATGAAGTGTTAATATTTGAAGGCAAGAAGTTAAGAGGAAATGAATCAGACTTTGAAAATACTGATGCAGCAGTAGATAATGAATCTGACTTTGAAAATACTGATGCAGCAGTAGATAATGAATCAGACTTTGAAAACATTGATGCAGCAGTAGAAAATGACATTATCGCAGAGAATGAAGAAAGATAAAACTTCAATAAAACAGCGCAAGGGAATTGGTCTAAAAACCAAACCCTTGCGCTGTTTAAATTCTAATTTTTAATTTTGATTTTTAAAAGTACCTTTATTATGTGAGTCTGCAGAAAATAAATAAATGGCTCCTCTCAATTCTCCTTTATATTTAGTGGCTAACGAGCTAATCATTATTTCTGCTTGATTATCACCATTTATATCTCCTGCAGCTAATGAAGCACTGAAAAAAACATTCTCTTCTCCGAATATTTTCTTTACTGCTTTACCTGTTGATCCATCTAGGATGATAACATAACTGCCATTGGTTCCGCCGATAATTTCATTGATGCCATCACCATCAATATCATAAAGGACAATTTTTTTCCCTAATGATTCGTGATGATATTCGCCATGTATTCCAAATAAAAATTTACCCTGAGCTGAATAGGCTGAAATTTGACCATTTTGAATATACCCATAAGAGCTTGCAAAACCGCTTCCAATCACAATAGCTGCTTGGCTTTTATTGTAAAAGGTCATGTCAGAAGCTCCCAAAGATGTCCCTAGGCGATCTCTTGATTTTACTCCTTCGAGATGAAACAATAATTCTCTATTCGTTACAGAATATACATATACTTTACCACAGCATATCTTTTCTTCTGTTGATGCTTCAGGTGCCCCGATAATAATCTCTTTATAACCATCCATATTAATATCTGCAACTGCAAGAGAATACCCGAATTGTTCTTTTTCTTTGATTGAAAATGAATAAAGGCAAGAAGAATCTAAGCCAGAATATACCTCCACTATACCAGAATCTTTCTTTCCTT
Proteins encoded in this region:
- a CDS encoding FG-GAP-like repeat-containing protein is translated as MKHKPFYLIDIWYGDQSIDLFGNHIEVGDIDGDGIDEIIISSPTASVITGKNSVNPKERISSGKVTVMKGDHNNVLFEWSGQDNYVHFGYAVTLGDINGDGVQEIMISSPYEGNEDLIECGAVRVFSGVTGKLINTIYGSQSYQRLGYTLAAGDINRDGIDEIIITSSLYDEEGKKDSGIVEVYSGLDSSCLYSFSIKEKEQFGYSLAVADINMDGYKEIIIGAPEASTEEKICCGKVYVYSVTNRELLFHLEGVKSRDRLGTSLGASDMTFYNKSQAAIVIGSGFASSYGYIQNGQISAYSAQGKFLFGIHGEYHHESLGKKIVLYDIDGDGINEIIGGTNGSYVIILDGSTGKAVKKIFGEENVFFSASLAAGDINGDNQAEIMISSLATKYKGELRGAIYLFSADSHNKGTFKNQN